In Sodalis ligni, a single genomic region encodes these proteins:
- the spaK gene encoding SPI-1 type III secretion system chaperone SpaK, translating into MHVDIAELVREALLESGCDPNLLSNFDSHSTIALDFNDLPSIYISSQEEDIWLWSRLAEYSDNILEQRAHALLDELMSGAEFIRGEQFHLSRNEGYLELKALLKPMCMNSGQNFAVALSGFFERLERFVEVMQ; encoded by the coding sequence ATGCATGTTGATATTGCAGAGCTGGTCCGTGAAGCACTATTAGAAAGCGGTTGCGATCCGAATCTGCTGAGTAATTTTGATAGTCATTCCACAATCGCCCTTGATTTTAATGATTTGCCAAGTATCTATATCAGCAGTCAGGAAGAGGATATCTGGCTGTGGTCGCGACTGGCGGAATATAGCGATAATATTCTGGAGCAGCGGGCGCATGCCCTGCTTGACGAATTGATGAGCGGCGCTGAATTTATCCGCGGCGAACAGTTTCATTTATCCAGGAACGAAGGCTACCTTGAACTCAAAGCCCTGCTGAAACCCATGTGCATGAACAGCGGACAGAATTTCGCGGTTGCCCTGAGCGGCTTTTTTGAGAGACTTGAACGTTTTGTCGAGGTCATGCAGTAA
- the sctW gene encoding type III secretion system gatekeeper subunit SctW, producing MALSINNPLPQPVAFSSPARAETKPHTAPTAAHDLAEHLESEEAPVGQLLKFIQSSDEMSALASQFANRRLFDKKGESLSDGFERVLEEDAIPKAKSLLKVASVKEESLVNLLLYARSMFPDDSDLIMVLRELLRHKLSETVKERLKALLDEVVAQANPRESKAGINCALKARLFGQKYLALKPSLLRSSYRRFLQNDQDAIEDYKDWISCYGYQYRGVVLDFIKASLLTDIDSQDPSCSKLEFGDLIGKLSQVKLIRSGDELFIKKIMGSNTMAGLNKSEPEWLMLLFSLLEYPEEIGNHLHLLLGDTFMLAYHKERSAILQLLFQACKSLPHELFDCAESAFKLLRDLQSFASIAYRHEKFERRRK from the coding sequence ATGGCGCTGAGCATCAATAACCCGCTGCCTCAACCCGTTGCTTTCAGCAGTCCGGCGCGGGCGGAGACAAAACCGCATACGGCACCGACAGCGGCGCATGACTTGGCCGAACATTTGGAAAGCGAGGAGGCGCCGGTCGGGCAGCTGTTGAAGTTTATTCAATCCAGCGACGAAATGTCGGCTCTGGCGTCCCAATTCGCCAACAGGCGTCTTTTTGATAAAAAAGGGGAATCCCTGTCCGATGGTTTTGAACGGGTACTGGAGGAAGATGCGATACCGAAAGCCAAATCACTGCTCAAGGTCGCATCGGTAAAAGAAGAATCTCTGGTGAATCTGCTGCTTTACGCCCGATCCATGTTTCCCGACGACAGCGATTTGATCATGGTGCTGCGGGAGCTGTTGCGCCACAAATTAAGCGAAACCGTGAAGGAAAGGCTTAAAGCCCTGCTTGATGAAGTGGTGGCGCAAGCCAATCCCCGCGAGTCTAAGGCGGGCATCAATTGCGCGCTGAAAGCACGCCTTTTCGGTCAGAAATACCTGGCGCTGAAACCCTCTTTATTGCGCAGCAGCTACCGTCGTTTTCTGCAAAACGATCAGGACGCCATCGAGGATTACAAAGATTGGATCTCCTGTTATGGTTATCAATATCGCGGCGTGGTGCTGGATTTTATCAAAGCGTCTCTGCTGACGGATATTGATTCGCAGGACCCAAGCTGTTCAAAACTGGAGTTCGGCGACCTTATCGGCAAGCTGAGCCAGGTAAAGCTCATTCGGTCCGGCGATGAACTCTTCATCAAAAAAATAATGGGCAGTAATACGATGGCCGGTTTGAATAAAAGCGAACCAGAATGGCTGATGCTGCTGTTTTCACTTCTGGAATATCCGGAAGAGATAGGAAATCATCTTCATTTATTATTAGGCGACACGTTTATGTTGGCTTACCATAAAGAGCGATCGGCTATTTTGCAATTGCTTTTTCAGGCATGCAAATCATTGCCCCATGAATTATTTGACTGTGCTGAGTCAGCATTCAAGCTGCTTAGGGATCTGCAATCTTTCGCCTCTATTGCCTATCGGCATGAAAAGTTTGAAAGAAGAAGAAAATAA
- a CDS encoding EscR/YscR/HrcR family type III secretion system export apparatus protein gives MNTDIGLIGTLSFLSLLPFLIASGTCYIKFSIVFVMVRNALGLQQVPSNMTLNGVALLLALFVMAPVARDAYQSFHDQGVDMANSESVMNFMENGLDGYKDYLQKYTDPDLARFFEKAQSQKNEDNDIEDTLSSPSMLALLPAYALSEIKNAFKIGFYLYLPFVVVDLLISSILLALGMMMMSPITISVPIKLILFVVLDGWTLLSKGLILQYIDLAT, from the coding sequence ATGAACACTGATATAGGTCTTATCGGCACATTATCGTTCTTGTCGTTATTGCCGTTCCTGATTGCGTCCGGCACCTGTTATATCAAATTCTCCATCGTTTTTGTCATGGTGCGCAATGCGCTGGGTTTGCAGCAGGTGCCGTCTAATATGACGCTCAACGGGGTGGCGCTGCTGCTGGCGTTATTCGTTATGGCGCCCGTGGCCCGCGACGCCTATCAGTCGTTTCACGATCAAGGCGTGGATATGGCCAACTCGGAATCCGTGATGAACTTTATGGAAAACGGTCTGGATGGCTATAAGGACTATTTGCAAAAATACACCGACCCCGATCTGGCCCGTTTTTTTGAAAAAGCGCAATCACAAAAAAATGAGGATAACGATATTGAGGATACGCTTTCCTCTCCCTCGATGCTGGCCCTGCTGCCGGCTTATGCCCTAAGTGAAATAAAAAACGCCTTCAAGATAGGTTTTTATCTCTATTTGCCGTTTGTGGTGGTGGATTTATTAATTTCAAGCATTCTGCTCGCCTTGGGCATGATGATGATGAGCCCCATAACCATATCGGTTCCTATTAAACTGATATTATTTGTGGTGCTTGATGGTTGGACGCTGCTCTCCAAGGGCCTTATTTTACAGTACATCGATCTGGCTACCTAA
- the sctC gene encoding type III secretion system outer membrane ring subunit SctC, translating into MKSLRYFRLTFICWCLSGGLLSAHLQAAPFADSVLTDADGGRAGAEGYIANKDGLKMFFDALSSRLGKPVIVSKLAARKHISGEFDFSHPQALLEQISQQLGLIWYHDGQAVYVYDAGEMRNSVMSLRNTSFSALNNFLRNSQLYDKRYALRGDDNSGTFYVSGPPVYVDLVLNTAKFMDEQPETASGGEKTAVIRLSNTFVGDRTYESRGEKITIPGIATVIDRLLHGETKKGEKTVQPQVMNLVPDGMPAPAMPAFNQENIGARGMEYQPRSSLAEALRAEAGTGTGAINVIANPDTNSLLVKGTPRQVQLVTNLVSALDIAKRHVELSLWIVDLQKEDLDQLGVDWQGSVKIGSQLGATFNQGSYSTLDGGRFVASIQALSQKKRANIVSRPVVLTQENVPALFDNNRTFYTELLGERFADLQHVTYGTMISVLPRFAADGQIEMVLNIEDGNEIPQNNESAQALLPKVGRTHISTVARVPKGKSLLVGGYTRDESSGKVGKIPVLGNIPLIGGLFRYTQESQSNTVRIFLIQPREITEPLSTDAGEFARGNVSNRENDNLPDWSRNYLDSQKWR; encoded by the coding sequence ATGAAATCGCTACGCTATTTTAGATTAACATTCATATGCTGGTGCCTGTCCGGCGGCCTGCTATCCGCTCACCTTCAGGCGGCGCCTTTTGCCGACAGCGTTCTCACCGACGCTGACGGCGGTCGCGCCGGCGCCGAGGGGTATATCGCCAATAAAGACGGGCTGAAAATGTTTTTCGACGCGCTCTCCTCGCGCCTCGGCAAGCCGGTGATTGTCAGCAAGCTTGCCGCGCGCAAACACATCAGCGGCGAGTTTGATTTCAGTCACCCGCAAGCCTTGCTGGAACAGATATCGCAACAGTTGGGGCTCATCTGGTATCACGACGGCCAGGCCGTTTATGTGTACGACGCCGGTGAAATGCGCAACTCTGTCATGTCGCTGCGCAATACCTCCTTCAGCGCGCTGAATAATTTTCTGCGCAATTCGCAGCTTTACGACAAGCGCTATGCGCTGCGCGGCGACGACAATAGCGGTACGTTCTATGTTTCCGGCCCGCCGGTGTATGTGGACCTGGTGCTCAATACCGCCAAGTTTATGGACGAGCAGCCCGAAACGGCGAGCGGCGGCGAAAAGACCGCGGTTATCCGCCTGAGCAATACCTTTGTCGGCGACCGGACCTATGAATCCCGCGGCGAGAAAATCACTATCCCCGGCATCGCCACGGTGATAGACCGGCTGCTGCACGGGGAAACCAAAAAGGGGGAAAAAACGGTACAGCCCCAGGTGATGAATCTGGTGCCCGACGGCATGCCGGCGCCGGCGATGCCGGCGTTCAACCAAGAGAATATCGGGGCGCGGGGTATGGAGTACCAGCCCCGATCGAGCCTGGCTGAAGCGCTGCGCGCCGAGGCCGGCACCGGAACCGGCGCAATCAACGTTATCGCCAATCCCGATACCAACAGCCTGCTGGTAAAAGGCACGCCCAGGCAGGTGCAACTGGTGACCAATCTGGTGTCGGCGCTGGATATCGCCAAACGCCATGTGGAGCTGTCGCTGTGGATCGTGGATCTGCAAAAAGAGGATCTGGATCAACTGGGCGTTGATTGGCAGGGCAGCGTCAAGATCGGCAGCCAATTGGGCGCCACCTTCAACCAGGGCTCCTATTCCACGCTGGACGGCGGGCGCTTCGTTGCCTCCATACAGGCCCTGTCGCAAAAAAAACGGGCCAATATCGTTTCCCGTCCGGTGGTGCTGACCCAGGAGAACGTACCGGCGCTGTTTGACAATAACCGCACCTTTTATACCGAGCTGTTGGGCGAGCGGTTCGCCGATCTGCAGCATGTCACTTACGGCACCATGATAAGCGTGCTGCCGCGCTTTGCCGCCGACGGGCAAATAGAGATGGTGCTGAATATCGAAGACGGCAATGAGATACCGCAAAATAATGAATCGGCACAGGCGCTGCTGCCTAAAGTCGGTCGCACCCATATCAGCACCGTGGCGCGGGTACCCAAGGGGAAGAGCCTGCTGGTGGGCGGCTATACGCGGGATGAATCCAGCGGCAAGGTAGGGAAGATACCGGTTCTGGGCAATATCCCCCTGATCGGCGGCCTGTTCCGCTACACGCAGGAGAGCCAGTCCAATACCGTACGGATTTTCCTGATACAGCCCCGTGAGATTACCGAGCCCCTGTCGACGGATGCGGGGGAATTCGCCAGGGGTAACGTCAGCAACCGCGAGAACGACAATCTACCCGATTGGTCCCGCAATTACCTGGACAGTCAAAAATGGCGCTGA
- a CDS encoding EscV/YscV/HrcV family type III secretion system export apparatus protein, with the protein MFNKLLHNIHSRPELLILALVIMIIAMLIIPLPTYLVDFLIGLNIVIAVLVFMGAFYIERILSFSTFPSVLLITTLFRLALTISTARLILTNADAGEIIATFGQFVIGDNLVVGFVIFAIVTVVQFIVITKGSERVAEVAARFSLDGMPGKQMSIDADLKSGTIDADGARERRSVLERESQLYGAYDGAMKFIKGDAIASIIVTFVNFIGGMAVGMNQHHMDMSTALATYTMLTIGDGLVGQIPALLISISAGLIVTRVNGDGDNMGRTIMHQLLGNPFVLVVTAMLALCIGMLPGFPMPVFILLAVALSGLFYYKHRQSRRASGSAASSSMAFQEGTPGQNPGMESQLGIINDLDKMTAETVALILLVSRGNHAVLEKEQLCERLRSQFFVDYGVKLPELMLRASDNVDDQTVVVLINEIRADAFTIHFNLMRVVNGTDELYQLGIETRKENDAIWVLRQAQETLLQLGYQLRSAIDEIYHCFSVLLTHHVNEFFGVQETKHMLDMMESKYPDLLKEVLRHATVQRIAEVLQRLLTERISTRNMKLIMESLALWAPREKDVITLVEHVRNTLARYICHKFAVNNELRAIIISAEVEETIRGGIRNTSSGAFLNLEPAISDELMDLFTVGLENILIAHKDMVLLTSVDIRRFVKN; encoded by the coding sequence GTGTTTAATAAATTACTGCATAATATACATTCTCGGCCGGAGCTGCTGATTTTAGCGTTGGTTATCATGATCATCGCTATGCTCATTATTCCATTACCAACTTATTTAGTGGACTTTTTGATCGGCCTTAATATCGTTATAGCCGTACTGGTGTTCATGGGCGCTTTTTATATCGAGCGTATCCTGAGCTTCTCCACCTTCCCCTCCGTACTGCTGATTACCACGTTATTCAGGCTGGCGCTCACCATCAGCACCGCGCGCCTTATCCTCACCAACGCCGATGCGGGCGAGATCATCGCCACCTTCGGCCAGTTCGTCATCGGCGACAACCTGGTGGTGGGATTCGTGATTTTCGCCATCGTGACCGTGGTGCAGTTTATCGTTATCACCAAGGGCTCGGAACGGGTGGCGGAAGTGGCCGCGCGTTTCTCCCTAGACGGTATGCCCGGCAAACAGATGAGTATCGACGCCGATCTCAAAAGCGGCACGATCGATGCGGACGGCGCCCGCGAGCGGCGCAGCGTGCTTGAGCGGGAAAGCCAGCTGTACGGGGCCTACGACGGTGCGATGAAATTCATCAAGGGCGATGCCATCGCCAGCATTATCGTCACCTTCGTTAACTTTATCGGCGGTATGGCGGTGGGGATGAACCAGCACCATATGGACATGTCCACGGCGCTGGCCACCTATACCATGTTAACCATCGGCGACGGGCTGGTGGGCCAGATACCGGCACTGCTCATCTCCATCAGCGCCGGCCTGATCGTCACCCGGGTCAACGGGGACGGCGACAACATGGGCCGCACCATCATGCACCAGCTGCTGGGCAATCCGTTTGTCCTGGTGGTGACCGCCATGCTGGCGCTGTGCATCGGTATGCTGCCGGGATTCCCCATGCCGGTGTTCATTTTGCTGGCGGTGGCGCTTAGCGGTCTGTTCTATTACAAGCATCGCCAAAGCCGGCGGGCCAGCGGGAGCGCCGCTTCTTCCTCCATGGCGTTCCAAGAGGGAACGCCCGGACAAAATCCCGGCATGGAAAGCCAATTGGGCATTATCAACGATCTCGATAAAATGACCGCCGAAACCGTCGCGTTGATCCTGCTCGTCTCCCGGGGCAACCACGCCGTGCTGGAAAAAGAGCAGCTATGCGAACGGCTCCGCAGCCAGTTTTTTGTGGACTATGGCGTCAAATTGCCGGAACTGATGCTGCGCGCTTCGGATAATGTGGACGATCAAACGGTAGTGGTCTTGATCAATGAGATTCGCGCGGATGCGTTCACTATCCATTTCAATTTGATGAGAGTGGTAAACGGCACCGATGAGCTGTATCAATTGGGCATTGAAACCCGAAAGGAAAATGACGCTATCTGGGTGCTGCGACAGGCGCAGGAAACGTTATTACAATTAGGGTACCAGTTACGCTCCGCGATCGATGAAATTTATCATTGTTTCTCGGTGCTGCTTACCCACCATGTCAATGAGTTTTTCGGCGTGCAGGAAACCAAGCACATGCTGGACATGATGGAAAGCAAATATCCCGACCTGTTGAAGGAAGTACTGCGCCACGCCACGGTACAACGTATCGCCGAAGTGCTGCAACGGCTGTTAACCGAGCGGATATCCACCCGCAATATGAAGCTTATTATGGAATCGCTGGCCTTGTGGGCGCCGCGAGAGAAGGATGTTATCACCCTGGTTGAGCATGTGCGCAATACGCTGGCGCGCTATATTTGCCATAAATTCGCTGTTAATAATGAGCTTAGGGCGATAATTATTTCAGCAGAAGTTGAAGAAACGATTCGGGGCGGTATCAGAAACACCTCCTCGGGCGCTTTTCTTAATCTAGAACCGGCAATTTCAGATGAATTAATGGATCTATTTACTGTAGGTTTAGAAAACATATTGATTGCACATAAAGACATGGTTTTATTGACGTCGGTGGATATTCGCCGTTTTGTCAAAAATTGA
- a CDS encoding helix-turn-helix domain-containing protein yields the protein MHKENIIAPERLLSATFKEDINSPKCWLFETGETGCRFHFHGARESHCLDLPRGWRGILMMNRVNIEVIFGAMKQQELPLFALVKLQVFIDESKNLTLKYEQPQHWESIELNNYPHIASCGDVERWLLSQTHTLPAEMATLASFLRRTEWYWLIRFLLNESVNNGKLQELGARYGLSYSHFRRLCRTALGNSAKSELRGWRIARALLDVVEEGQSLTQVAMRYGYASSSHLSNDIRDAFGVSPRGLWNMINKKSEK from the coding sequence ATGCACAAGGAAAATATTATTGCTCCCGAAAGACTGCTGTCGGCAACCTTTAAAGAGGATATTAATTCGCCAAAATGCTGGCTGTTTGAAACCGGTGAAACAGGGTGTCGCTTTCATTTTCACGGCGCACGGGAATCCCATTGTCTTGATTTGCCCCGCGGCTGGCGCGGCATATTGATGATGAACCGCGTCAATATCGAGGTGATATTCGGCGCCATGAAGCAGCAGGAATTGCCTTTATTTGCCTTGGTGAAATTGCAGGTCTTTATTGATGAATCAAAAAACCTAACGTTGAAATATGAGCAGCCGCAACACTGGGAATCCATAGAACTGAACAATTATCCGCATATCGCATCCTGCGGCGACGTGGAGCGCTGGTTATTATCGCAGACCCATACGCTGCCCGCGGAAATGGCGACCTTGGCCTCTTTTTTGCGCCGGACCGAATGGTATTGGCTGATTCGTTTTTTGCTCAATGAATCGGTGAATAACGGCAAGCTGCAAGAGCTGGGCGCGCGTTACGGTTTGTCTTATTCCCACTTTCGACGTTTATGCCGCACTGCCCTGGGCAATTCGGCGAAAAGTGAATTGCGCGGCTGGCGCATAGCCAGGGCGTTATTGGATGTGGTGGAAGAGGGTCAAAGTCTGACCCAGGTGGCCATGCGATACGGCTATGCCTCATCTTCGCATCTTTCCAACGATATCAGAGATGCTTTCGGCGTCTCTCCCAGGGGTTTGTGGAACATGATCAACAAGAAATCGGAAAAATGA
- a CDS encoding EscU/YscU/HrcU family type III secretion system export apparatus switch protein produces MSNKTEKPTSKRLKDAAQKGQTFKSRDLLVACMLLCGVLWLTSVSSLSELMGLYRNLIAVNFELNLKAYSTAIIILALKLIIPILLICLATSALPTLIQTGFVLATKALKLNFNALNPTKGIKKIFSMRTIKDAVKALLYFASFALAIVITWHNNKHLLFSQVHGTGASIVFIWRDLFLSLVLTCLACLILVSILDALADYFLHLKELKMDKQEVKREMKEQDGNPEIKSRRRQLHMELLSEQTKSDIRSSKLIIANPTHIAIGIYFNMDVVPAPFISVFECNQRALAVRRYAEEVGVPVVRDIQLARKIYKTHRLHTFIKLEQLDKVMRLLSWLHEVENAWRNEEGQ; encoded by the coding sequence ATGTCGAACAAAACAGAAAAACCGACCTCAAAACGCTTAAAGGACGCAGCGCAAAAAGGTCAAACCTTTAAATCCCGCGATCTTCTGGTGGCCTGCATGCTGCTGTGCGGTGTTCTTTGGCTGACCTCCGTGAGCTCGTTGTCAGAGCTGATGGGACTGTATCGTAATCTGATAGCCGTCAATTTTGAATTGAATTTAAAAGCGTACAGCACCGCGATAATTATTCTGGCGCTAAAGCTGATTATTCCTATTTTGCTGATATGCCTGGCTACCTCGGCGCTGCCGACGCTGATTCAAACCGGCTTTGTCCTTGCCACCAAGGCGCTGAAGCTGAATTTTAACGCGTTGAATCCCACTAAGGGCATCAAGAAAATATTCAGCATGCGGACCATCAAGGATGCGGTAAAGGCGCTTTTATACTTTGCCAGCTTTGCCCTCGCAATTGTTATCACCTGGCATAACAATAAACACCTTCTGTTTTCTCAGGTCCACGGTACCGGCGCAAGCATCGTTTTTATCTGGCGCGATCTGTTTTTATCGCTGGTGTTAACCTGCCTGGCCTGTCTTATACTCGTTTCGATTCTGGATGCCTTGGCGGATTATTTTCTGCATTTAAAAGAATTGAAAATGGATAAACAGGAAGTTAAACGTGAAATGAAAGAGCAAGACGGAAACCCGGAGATCAAATCACGGCGACGCCAGCTGCATATGGAGCTATTGTCAGAGCAGACCAAATCGGATATCAGGAGCTCAAAGCTTATCATCGCCAACCCGACGCATATTGCAATTGGTATTTATTTCAACATGGATGTTGTGCCGGCGCCCTTTATTTCAGTGTTCGAATGCAACCAGCGGGCATTAGCGGTCAGACGCTATGCCGAAGAGGTCGGCGTGCCCGTGGTGCGTGATATACAGCTGGCCAGAAAGATTTATAAAACTCATCGTTTACATACTTTTATCAAATTAGAACAACTCGATAAAGTCATGCGTTTATTAAGCTGGCTTCATGAAGTAGAAAATGCTTGGCGGAATGAAGAAGGTCAGTGA
- a CDS encoding transglycosylase SLT domain-containing protein, whose product MSYRRTCCLLLLIVASVPASATCWSDAERHFRIEARLLQAIAMTESNMNPRATGFNKNGSRDIGLMQINSTHLPRLKALGIDEHLLYNDSCLSVMVGASVLADMMKRYGYSWEAVGAYNAGTAADRRDLRRRYAKRVWDHYESSRPEGQETRTRCRQNIPSAPG is encoded by the coding sequence ATGTCTTACCGTCGAACGTGTTGCCTGCTGCTGCTGATAGTGGCCTCAGTCCCTGCGTCCGCGACCTGCTGGAGCGATGCGGAGCGCCATTTCCGCATCGAAGCCAGATTATTGCAGGCTATAGCGATGACCGAATCGAATATGAATCCCCGGGCAACGGGATTTAACAAAAACGGCAGCCGGGATATCGGCCTGATGCAGATAAACAGCACCCATTTGCCCCGCCTGAAAGCGCTGGGCATTGATGAGCATCTTCTTTATAACGACAGCTGCCTTTCCGTCATGGTGGGAGCGTCGGTACTGGCGGATATGATGAAACGGTACGGTTATTCCTGGGAGGCGGTAGGGGCCTACAATGCCGGTACGGCTGCCGATCGCCGGGATTTGCGGCGGCGCTACGCCAAACGTGTTTGGGATCATTATGAAAGCTCCCGGCCGGAGGGCCAGGAAACGCGCACGCGGTGCCGGCAAAATATCCCGTCAGCCCCAGGTTGA
- a CDS encoding EscS/YscS/HrcS family type III secretion system export apparatus protein encodes MNDIVFAGNKALYLVLILSAGPILVATLVGLLVGLFQTVMQLQEQTLPFGIKLLCVTLCLFLLSGWYGETLLGFGREVIRMALSRPY; translated from the coding sequence ATGAATGATATTGTATTTGCAGGTAATAAAGCGCTTTATCTTGTGCTTATTTTATCCGCCGGACCCATACTGGTGGCTACTTTGGTAGGCCTGCTGGTGGGCTTGTTTCAAACCGTAATGCAATTACAAGAGCAAACGTTGCCTTTCGGCATAAAATTATTATGCGTAACGTTATGCCTTTTTCTTTTATCCGGCTGGTACGGTGAAACGCTGCTGGGTTTTGGCCGGGAAGTCATCAGAATGGCCTTGAGCCGACCCTATTAA
- the sctT gene encoding type III secretion system export apparatus subunit SctT yields MNISSIFDIQHGLAAMVLGSVRITPAFFLLPFLSSSVVSATIRMPVIMLIGLSLWPHPINALPLEHVADYMKILAQEAFIGLILGIVFALPFWVMHAIGSVIDNQRGATISSTLDPMTGVDTSELANLFNLFAGALFLFGGGLMLMMEGFKRSYQLCDPFLACSPPLAPVMGLLSYLVTKMMILASPVLAALLLSEMLLGLLSRFAPQMNAFSISLTIKSLIAFFILILYFSPVLPDAFRALWPQGDRLNIWLLKDVLASTIN; encoded by the coding sequence ATGAATATCTCTTCGATTTTCGACATACAGCATGGGTTGGCCGCCATGGTGCTGGGTTCAGTAAGAATCACGCCGGCGTTTTTTTTGCTGCCCTTTCTAAGCAGCAGCGTTGTCAGCGCCACCATCCGTATGCCGGTAATCATGCTGATTGGCCTGTCGTTATGGCCTCATCCCATCAACGCCCTGCCTCTCGAGCATGTCGCTGATTATATGAAAATTCTTGCCCAGGAAGCCTTTATCGGCCTGATCCTGGGCATCGTGTTCGCTTTGCCGTTCTGGGTCATGCATGCCATCGGCAGTGTTATCGACAACCAGCGCGGCGCCACCATCAGCAGCACCCTAGATCCCATGACCGGGGTCGATACCTCGGAGCTGGCCAATCTATTCAATCTTTTTGCCGGCGCGCTGTTCCTGTTCGGCGGTGGATTGATGCTGATGATGGAAGGTTTTAAACGCAGCTATCAGTTATGCGATCCCTTTCTAGCCTGCTCGCCGCCGTTAGCGCCGGTAATGGGCCTGTTATCCTATCTGGTGACAAAGATGATGATACTGGCCAGCCCGGTTTTGGCCGCGCTATTGCTATCGGAAATGCTGCTGGGGCTGCTGTCGCGTTTTGCGCCGCAAATGAATGCTTTTTCAATCTCATTAACCATTAAAAGCTTAATTGCATTCTTTATTCTCATACTCTACTTTTCACCGGTTTTGCCCGATGCATTCAGAGCGTTATGGCCCCAGGGCGACCGTTTGAATATTTGGCTGTTAAAAGATGTATTAGCATCAACCATAAACTGA
- the sctQ gene encoding type III secretion system cytoplasmic ring protein SctQ — MSYRQLRSLPRAQIFWQCVLAGWRAQDITVSLETPAPVGLRMLVSADGGVWRAFMDPREWLCHEFPELATLAGAACDDEKIMALFNLRSRPLTFAHSALTYRALRAEGFIQLGGEYSKPLPRVSARECTLWITDIAASLVMQPRSTGASLSGMPLAVEWIIGSSRLPGALAKQLSVGDVLLINKAEHQVRCQGMTIGTYWQKEEMIMMKENHQLGNLPEGDAMTSPATEPVSGVLAAVPLKVEFILQRRYLPIGELQQLFKGQVLEIDPSGEKNIEIRANGHVLAMGELVQLEDRLGVEIMSLHQDPANEH, encoded by the coding sequence GTGAGCTATCGGCAACTGCGGTCTCTGCCCCGGGCGCAGATCTTCTGGCAATGCGTATTGGCGGGCTGGCGGGCGCAGGATATCACGGTCTCCCTGGAGACGCCGGCACCTGTCGGCCTTCGTATGCTGGTCAGCGCCGATGGCGGCGTCTGGCGGGCGTTCATGGATCCCAGGGAGTGGCTGTGCCATGAATTTCCTGAGCTGGCGACTCTCGCCGGCGCCGCCTGCGACGACGAAAAAATCATGGCGTTGTTCAATCTCCGATCGCGCCCGTTGACCTTTGCCCACAGCGCCCTGACGTACCGCGCACTGCGGGCCGAAGGTTTTATCCAGTTGGGTGGCGAATATTCAAAACCCTTACCCCGCGTATCCGCCCGGGAATGTACGCTGTGGATAACCGACATCGCCGCCAGCCTGGTAATGCAACCTCGATCCACCGGCGCGAGCCTGTCCGGGATGCCGTTGGCGGTGGAGTGGATTATCGGCTCAAGCCGTTTACCCGGGGCCCTGGCGAAACAACTGTCCGTTGGCGATGTTTTGCTTATCAACAAGGCGGAACACCAGGTGCGCTGCCAGGGGATGACAATCGGCACTTATTGGCAAAAAGAAGAGATGATTATGATGAAAGAGAACCATCAGCTTGGCAACCTGCCGGAGGGGGATGCCATGACGTCCCCGGCAACAGAACCGGTTTCCGGCGTATTGGCGGCGGTACCGTTGAAGGTGGAGTTTATCCTGCAGCGGCGTTATCTGCCTATCGGTGAGCTGCAGCAGCTGTTTAAAGGTCAGGTATTGGAAATCGATCCGTCCGGTGAAAAGAATATAGAAATCCGGGCCAACGGCCATGTGTTAGCGATGGGTGAACTGGTGCAACTGGAGGACAGGCTTGGGGTTGAGATAATGTCGTTACACCAGGACCCTGCCAATGAACACTGA